The Arachis hypogaea cultivar Tifrunner chromosome 16, arahy.Tifrunner.gnm2.J5K5, whole genome shotgun sequence genome contains a region encoding:
- the LOC112759128 gene encoding syntaxin-71 — MSVIDLLTRVDSICKKYDKYDVDRQKDANISGDDAFARLYAVVDADIEAALQKAEQASKEKGKASAVAINAEIRRTKARLLEEVPKLQRLAMKKVKGLSSQEFAARNDLVLALPERIQAIPDGTPAAPKQTGGWTASASRPEIKFDSDGRFDDEYFQQTEESSRFRQEYEMRRMKQDQGLDVIAEGLDTLKNMASDMNEELDRQVPLMDEIDTKVDKASSDLKNTNVRLKDTVMQLRSSRNFCIDIVLLIIILGIAAYLYNVLKK; from the exons ATGAGCGTCATCGACCTCCTCACCAGAGTCGACTCCATTTGCAAGAAGTACGACAAGTACGACGTCGACAGGCAGAAGGACGCCAACATCTCCGGTGACGATGCCTTCGCCAGGCTCTACGCCGTCGTCGACGCTGACATCGAGGCTGCGCTTCAG AAAGCAGAACAAGCTTCGAAGGAGAAAGGTAAGGCATCTGCTGTAGCGATTAATGCGGAGATTCGTCGTACCAAGGCTAGATTACTGGAAGAGGTCCCTAAACTGCAGAGGCTGGCTATGAAAAAG GTAAAGGGGCTTTCATCGCAAGAATTTGCTGCCCGTAATGATCTAGTTCTTGCATTGCCAGAGAGGATACAAGCTATCCCAGACGGGACCCCTGCAGCACCCAAGCAAACTGGTGGTTGGACAGCTTCTGCATCACGTCCTGAAATCAAATTCGATTCTG ATGGGCGATTTGATGATGAGTACTTCCAACAAACTGAGGAATCTAGCCGATTTAGGCAGGAGTATGAAATGCGTAGAATGAAACAG GATCAAGGTTTGGATGTGATAGCAGAAGGATTGGATACCTTGAAAAACATGGCGTCTGATATGAATGAG GAACTGGATAGACAAGTTCCTCTGATGGATGAGATTGATACTAAG GTGGACAAAGCATCTTCTGACCTTAAGAATACCAATGTTAGACTTAAAGACACAGTGATGCAG CTTCGTTCCAGTCGAAACTTCTGTATTGATATTGTTTTGTTGATTATAATTTTGGGGATAGCTGCCTATCTCTATAA CGTGCTAAAGAAGTGA